In Candidatus Nitronauta litoralis, one DNA window encodes the following:
- the hisF gene encoding imidazole glycerol phosphate synthase subunit HisF → MLKVRLIPTLLWKDVGLVKGTGFDSWRRVGTVLPAIKVYNTRDVDELILLDIAATPEERDLDYDSVEEFTSECFVPLTVGGGVDTIEKVQTLLQCGADKVTINTAAYVNPQLITDAANRFGSQCIVASIDAKKISGGSYECMSHCGTRRQTISPSDWAKRLEELGAGEILITSVERDGTLQGYDLDLIRQVTDSVSLPVIASGGAGKPEDFYQAVSQSNASAVAAASVFHFTELTPAESKSYLADKGIPVRK, encoded by the coding sequence ATGTTAAAAGTCCGTCTGATACCAACCCTGCTCTGGAAAGATGTCGGGCTGGTCAAGGGAACAGGTTTTGATAGCTGGCGAAGGGTGGGCACTGTCTTACCAGCAATCAAGGTCTACAATACCCGTGATGTCGACGAACTGATCCTGCTTGATATAGCAGCCACTCCGGAGGAACGCGATCTCGATTATGATTCCGTGGAGGAGTTTACATCAGAGTGCTTTGTTCCTTTGACAGTTGGCGGTGGAGTCGACACTATAGAAAAAGTGCAGACTCTCTTGCAATGCGGTGCAGACAAAGTAACCATCAACACGGCCGCTTATGTTAATCCGCAACTGATCACCGATGCCGCCAACCGCTTTGGTTCGCAATGCATTGTCGCCAGTATTGATGCCAAAAAAATTTCTGGAGGTTCCTACGAGTGCATGAGCCACTGCGGAACCCGGAGGCAAACTATCTCACCATCTGACTGGGCAAAGCGGCTTGAAGAGCTTGGTGCGGGTGAAATTCTCATCACCTCGGTTGAGCGGGATGGAACCCTGCAAGGGTACGACCTTGACCTGATCAGGCAGGTAACAGACAGCGTTTCACTGCCGGTGATCGCATCCGGAGGCGCAGGTAAGCCGGAAGATTTTTATCAAGCCGTATCACAAAGCAATGCCTCAGCCGTTGCAGCTGCCAGCGTTTTTCATTTTACTGAATTGACACCAGCAGAAAGTAAATCTTATCTGGCGGACAAGGGAATCCCGGTCAGAAAGTAA
- a CDS encoding NTP transferase domain-containing protein, producing MEPLIIIQARMGATRLPGKVLLDLCGKSVLHHVVERVQACPKVKNIVVATTVNENDDAIEKETRNIGISCFRGSETDVLDRYYQTTQTFSGDPVVRITADCPLLDPELLTSMLKTYENLSSSKNLLYLSNVQERTFPRGLDIEIFNRDALILAWEKAEAPEEREHVTPYIHRNPERFSLHNFSQTKDLSQLRWTLDTPDDLILIREIYEALYNEKVGAIFSTRDVLDLLEKNPELKTLNAHIQQKAH from the coding sequence ATGGAACCCCTCATCATCATTCAGGCCCGTATGGGAGCGACCCGCCTGCCGGGTAAAGTGTTGCTCGACCTTTGCGGAAAATCCGTTTTGCACCATGTGGTCGAGCGTGTGCAGGCCTGCCCCAAAGTCAAAAATATCGTGGTGGCCACAACGGTTAATGAAAACGATGATGCCATAGAAAAAGAAACGAGAAATATCGGGATTTCCTGTTTTCGAGGAAGTGAAACCGATGTCCTCGACCGGTACTACCAGACAACCCAGACATTCTCCGGAGACCCGGTTGTCCGTATCACCGCGGACTGCCCCCTGCTGGACCCCGAACTTTTAACGTCCATGCTGAAAACATATGAGAATCTTTCATCATCGAAGAACCTGCTTTATTTGAGCAATGTTCAGGAACGCACTTTTCCACGCGGCCTTGATATTGAAATCTTCAACCGTGATGCGCTCATCCTTGCCTGGGAAAAAGCGGAGGCACCGGAAGAAAGAGAGCATGTCACTCCCTATATTCACAGAAATCCGGAAAGGTTTTCTTTGCACAATTTTTCACAAACAAAAGACCTGTCTCAACTCCGATGGACGCTCGACACCCCGGACGACCTGATTTTAATTCGTGAAATTTACGAGGCCCTCTATAATGAAAAGGTCGGTGCTATTTTCAGTACGCGGGATGTGCTCGACCTTTTGGAAAAGAATCCAGAGCTAAAAACATTGAACGCACACATACAACAGAAAGCACATTGA
- a CDS encoding N-acetyl sugar amidotransferase: protein MNRPASSQKSVLRYCSQCVMPDTKPDLKFDEEGVCSACRSYEKRVEVDWDSRRKELDTIVDRYRSKDSSNWDCVIPVSGGKDSTYQVVRVLQMGLNPLCVTATTCHLSDIGRKNIENIKSLGVDYVEFSPNIQIRRKLNRIGLTQVGDISWPEHVGIFTIPIRTAVEYNIPLIVWGENSQNEYGGPAAAQENNVLNRRWLEEFGGLLGLRVTDLVGMEGIEKRHLIPYTYPTDEELKSVGVTGIFLGYYIPWDGYANALLAQGKGFASLETTVEGSIVNYENLDNHQTGIHDYFKFLKFGFGRATDLACLHLRRGRITRADAMDLVKEHDGRFPWTYLGKPIEEILDPLEISLDQFIKICDRFTNKKIFKTDNRGSLVKDAKGNLTKVNHDNI, encoded by the coding sequence ATGAATCGCCCGGCCTCCTCTCAAAAGTCCGTACTGCGCTATTGCAGCCAATGCGTGATGCCGGACACCAAACCGGACCTCAAGTTTGACGAAGAAGGTGTCTGCAGTGCCTGCCGCAGCTATGAAAAACGAGTTGAGGTTGACTGGGACTCCAGACGAAAAGAACTCGACACCATCGTTGACCGCTATCGATCGAAAGACAGTTCCAACTGGGACTGCGTCATCCCGGTGAGCGGCGGCAAAGACAGTACCTATCAGGTCGTGCGGGTTTTGCAAATGGGACTGAATCCCCTGTGTGTTACGGCAACCACCTGCCATCTGTCAGACATCGGACGCAAAAACATCGAAAACATTAAAAGCCTGGGAGTCGACTATGTTGAGTTCTCTCCCAATATTCAAATACGCAGAAAACTCAATCGCATCGGGCTGACCCAGGTGGGTGACATCTCCTGGCCGGAACATGTTGGGATTTTCACCATCCCCATTCGCACCGCTGTTGAATACAACATTCCCCTCATTGTCTGGGGAGAAAATTCACAAAATGAATATGGAGGACCCGCCGCTGCGCAAGAAAACAATGTCCTTAACCGGCGTTGGCTGGAAGAGTTTGGCGGGCTGCTCGGACTGCGGGTGACCGACCTCGTCGGCATGGAAGGAATCGAAAAGCGGCACCTGATTCCCTACACCTACCCCACTGATGAGGAATTAAAAAGTGTGGGAGTCACAGGAATTTTCCTCGGCTACTACATTCCCTGGGACGGTTACGCCAATGCGTTGCTGGCACAGGGCAAAGGATTTGCATCACTGGAGACAACGGTCGAAGGCTCCATCGTTAATTACGAAAACCTCGATAACCACCAGACCGGCATCCATGATTATTTCAAGTTTCTAAAATTCGGATTTGGTCGTGCCACCGATCTGGCCTGTCTTCATCTGCGGCGGGGCCGCATCACCCGCGCCGATGCCATGGATCTGGTGAAGGAGCATGATGGTCGCTTTCCCTGGACCTACCTCGGAAAACCCATCGAGGAAATTTTAGATCCACTTGAAATTTCCCTGGACCAGTTCATCAAAATCTGCGACCGGTTCACCAATAAAAAAATATTCAAAACTGACAACCGGGGTAGCCTGGTCAAGGATGCAAAAGGGAACCTGACCAAGGTGAATCACGATAACATCTGA
- the hisH gene encoding imidazole glycerol phosphate synthase subunit HisH, producing MTTLIVNYGMGNLGSVSRALEECGADVLVSENPDDLSSATHVVLPGVGAFRDGMTRLKQGGWVEPLTRFIITEKFPLLGICLGMQLLADIGHEGGETEGLGWIPGEVGRLNPSSKETRIPHIGWNEVHFKQESSFLSGIDSGHDFYFVHSYHFAPRDPSHALTTTPYCGDFVSSVQNENILGVQFHPEKSSRMGLKLLQNFLDF from the coding sequence ATGACAACCCTCATAGTCAATTACGGGATGGGAAACCTGGGATCTGTCTCACGGGCTCTCGAAGAATGTGGAGCCGATGTTCTGGTTTCAGAAAACCCGGACGACCTTTCAAGTGCGACCCATGTCGTTCTTCCAGGTGTCGGCGCATTCAGGGATGGCATGACCCGGCTAAAACAGGGCGGCTGGGTGGAACCTCTCACCCGATTTATCATTACAGAAAAATTTCCCCTGCTCGGTATCTGCCTTGGCATGCAACTTCTCGCCGACATTGGCCATGAAGGGGGAGAAACCGAAGGGCTGGGCTGGATTCCGGGCGAGGTGGGACGACTTAATCCTTCCTCAAAAGAAACCCGGATACCGCATATTGGATGGAACGAAGTGCATTTTAAACAGGAGTCTTCCTTCCTGTCAGGAATCGATTCAGGACACGATTTTTATTTTGTCCACTCCTATCATTTTGCTCCCCGGGACCCTTCGCATGCCCTCACCACCACACCCTATTGTGGTGATTTTGTCTCCTCTGTCCAAAACGAAAATATTTTAGGCGTCCAGTTTCATCCGGAAAAGAGTTCCCGGATGGGCTTGAAACTTCTACAAAATTTTTTAGATTTTTAA
- a CDS encoding radical SAM protein yields MSTNLKAPKLILPFPRVVRIEPASQCNLACNHCPTGTIEMERGVMKKDTFDKIFEAIQTERDKIKVVVLYHGGEPLLNKQFFEMVKRLRTLGNIMIKTVTNGMVMTDSMMTQLADCGLDSIEFSLDGLSPEQNDFIRVNSQYSKIVSNIKRLIRYLDGHQKGKPEVFIATTQFKNHSPAKEDGNPALPEHLLNEFSGPEKIDPSHFKSTYAMHWPHIHIPDEVYDVVIDPADDTVRNYCDHVINTISIRDNGDVVPCCYDLTSQSVMGNVHEESLSAIWNNPAYQALRQSIHEKKFIPLCDGCNVVKPNAFLHVKENAFPDA; encoded by the coding sequence GTGAGTACAAACCTGAAAGCCCCAAAACTCATTCTCCCCTTCCCCCGTGTGGTTCGGATAGAACCGGCCAGTCAGTGCAACCTCGCCTGCAACCACTGCCCCACCGGTACAATTGAGATGGAACGCGGTGTGATGAAAAAAGATACCTTCGATAAAATTTTTGAAGCCATTCAAACCGAGCGAGACAAAATCAAGGTTGTCGTTCTCTATCACGGAGGCGAACCCCTCCTCAATAAACAGTTTTTTGAAATGGTAAAACGACTCAGGACGTTGGGCAACATCATGATCAAGACAGTCACCAACGGGATGGTAATGACAGACTCGATGATGACACAACTCGCCGATTGCGGCCTCGATAGTATCGAGTTTTCACTTGATGGGTTGAGTCCGGAACAAAACGATTTCATCCGGGTGAACAGCCAATACTCCAAAATTGTTTCCAACATCAAACGTCTGATTCGATATCTGGATGGTCATCAAAAAGGAAAACCGGAAGTTTTTATTGCCACCACCCAGTTTAAAAACCACTCTCCTGCAAAAGAAGATGGGAACCCGGCTTTACCGGAACACTTGCTGAATGAGTTTTCAGGGCCTGAGAAAATTGATCCCTCTCATTTTAAATCGACCTATGCCATGCATTGGCCCCACATCCATATTCCCGATGAGGTCTATGATGTTGTTATCGACCCCGCAGACGATACGGTGAGAAACTACTGCGATCATGTCATCAACACGATCAGTATTCGGGATAATGGCGATGTGGTTCCCTGTTGCTATGATTTAACCAGTCAGAGTGTGATGGGTAATGTTCATGAAGAAAGCCTCAGCGCCATCTGGAATAACCCCGCCTATCAGGCTTTGCGCCAGTCTATTCACGAAAAAAAATTTATTCCTCTTTGTGACGGTTGTAACGTTGTCAAACCAAACGCCTTCCTTCACGTAAAAGAAAACGCATTTCCGGACGCCTGA
- the pseG gene encoding UDP-2,4-diacetamido-2,4,6-trideoxy-beta-L-altropyranose hydrolase — translation MHICFRVDASKEIGTGHLMRCFTLAEALIERGARVTFLCRHLPEEFHGRFQTLKMDCVILNLEGNSQAKNPSNQYTQWLGVPPEVDAIDVASVLPDLVPPVDWVVVDHYALDAEWEIQIRPFCKQLMAIDDLHRPHACEILLDQNLQEGGKNLYNKIVPEGSLALLGPAYALLRPQFLEARQKLSPKNGSLDRILVFFGGTDSSNNTLKAVKAARTFNRDIALDIVPGVFYPYRDELNSFCADLESVTIHDGPDMTQLMQAADLALGSPGSTTWERMVLGLPAVVVISADNQDAVAKQAHNQGTLINLGDEKNVSEEDWVEILNNLSTNPTLLSEMSEKGMKLLDGQGTRRVAEILMLTKSASS, via the coding sequence ATGCATATCTGTTTTCGCGTCGACGCATCAAAAGAAATCGGGACCGGGCATCTCATGCGATGTTTCACGCTGGCGGAAGCTCTCATTGAGCGAGGAGCGCGGGTTACTTTTTTATGCCGACATCTGCCGGAAGAGTTCCATGGGCGGTTTCAAACTTTGAAGATGGATTGCGTGATTCTCAATTTGGAAGGCAACTCCCAGGCAAAGAATCCATCGAACCAATACACCCAATGGCTTGGCGTACCGCCTGAAGTAGATGCCATTGACGTCGCTTCGGTTCTTCCCGATCTGGTCCCACCTGTAGACTGGGTGGTAGTCGATCACTATGCTCTTGATGCTGAATGGGAAATTCAGATTAGGCCGTTTTGCAAACAACTAATGGCCATTGATGATCTGCATCGTCCGCATGCCTGTGAAATTCTACTCGACCAGAACCTGCAGGAGGGTGGAAAGAATCTATACAACAAGATTGTTCCAGAAGGTAGTCTCGCTCTCCTTGGCCCCGCTTATGCCCTGCTTCGCCCACAATTTCTGGAAGCCCGCCAAAAGCTTTCTCCAAAAAACGGATCTCTCGATCGTATCCTGGTGTTTTTTGGAGGAACCGACTCATCCAACAATACCCTTAAAGCGGTCAAAGCTGCCCGGACTTTTAACCGGGACATTGCTCTGGACATCGTACCGGGGGTTTTCTATCCTTATCGTGATGAATTAAATTCGTTTTGCGCGGATTTGGAATCGGTCACGATTCATGATGGACCCGATATGACGCAACTGATGCAGGCGGCTGACCTCGCTCTGGGCAGTCCCGGCTCGACAACCTGGGAACGCATGGTATTGGGGCTCCCGGCTGTTGTTGTGATCTCGGCAGACAACCAGGACGCAGTTGCGAAACAGGCACATAATCAAGGAACCCTGATCAACCTTGGCGATGAAAAAAATGTATCTGAAGAGGATTGGGTCGAAATTCTTAACAATCTCTCTACTAACCCAACGCTACTCAGCGAAATGTCTGAAAAAGGAATGAAACTGTTGGATGGACAGGGAACCCGACGCGTTGCTGAAATCCTGATGCTCACAAAATCCGCTTCCTCCTGA
- a CDS encoding B12-binding domain-containing radical SAM protein: protein MKVLMVNPSIRPDSPVLFPNVGLGYITTAINRAGIDFEILDIDAHRFSDEEVERQIRNKQFDALAIGTLTSHYKWVKQFTQMVKQYHPHTPIIGGNTLATSVADTLVTRSGMDIAVLGEGEITVIELLTALDNGGSLEEIPGLCFRNENGQVVHTEERPVIDDIDTIPFPDWDLFDIEIYLSKSKHMAPLSVQSEINYDKIVGMPVSTARGCPFRCTFCYHAFQEKKYRHRTPENVMDEIDHYKSKYDINFVSFWDELTFYQNKATEHFADVMIEREANVFWIGSCRSDLLKEGDLHIAQKLKQSGCNGLGLALESGNDEIMEVMNKKCDASDFIIQASLMHEAGLEVYPSVIIGYPQETEETIEQTFDVCRRAKVYPSVGFLEPMPGTPMYDYSREHGYITDEEEYLLIMGDRQDLRINLTQMETDRMENVVQTKLKDLNRYLELGLEEDSLIKTRVYRAAKTEKGFLTDKTKKAVKESFLEGFGTAAAVASGESSKKND, encoded by the coding sequence TTGAAAGTTTTAATGGTCAATCCATCAATAAGGCCGGACAGTCCGGTGTTGTTTCCCAATGTAGGTCTGGGTTATATCACTACTGCCATTAATCGCGCCGGGATTGACTTTGAAATACTCGATATAGACGCCCACCGTTTTTCTGACGAAGAGGTTGAACGGCAAATCCGCAACAAACAGTTTGACGCCCTCGCCATAGGGACACTGACCAGTCATTACAAATGGGTGAAACAATTCACCCAAATGGTCAAACAGTACCACCCACACACTCCAATCATCGGAGGCAACACGCTTGCCACATCGGTCGCTGATACTCTTGTGACGAGGTCGGGAATGGACATTGCGGTTCTTGGCGAAGGCGAAATCACCGTTATCGAGTTATTGACAGCACTCGACAATGGCGGATCACTCGAGGAAATTCCAGGCCTGTGTTTCCGCAACGAAAACGGACAGGTTGTTCACACCGAGGAACGGCCGGTTATTGATGACATCGACACCATCCCGTTTCCTGACTGGGACCTGTTTGACATCGAAATATATCTTTCGAAAAGCAAACACATGGCTCCCCTCTCCGTGCAATCAGAAATAAATTACGACAAAATCGTTGGTATGCCAGTCAGCACGGCACGCGGATGCCCGTTCCGTTGCACGTTCTGCTATCACGCATTCCAGGAAAAAAAATACCGTCACCGCACTCCAGAAAACGTGATGGATGAAATTGACCATTACAAATCCAAATACGATATCAACTTTGTGAGTTTCTGGGATGAGTTGACCTTTTACCAGAACAAGGCGACTGAACATTTTGCAGACGTGATGATCGAACGCGAGGCCAATGTGTTCTGGATCGGAAGTTGCCGGTCGGACCTTTTAAAAGAAGGTGACCTGCATATCGCCCAAAAGCTGAAACAATCCGGCTGCAACGGACTGGGGTTGGCACTGGAAAGCGGCAATGACGAGATCATGGAAGTGATGAACAAGAAATGTGACGCCAGTGACTTTATAATCCAGGCATCGTTGATGCACGAAGCGGGACTCGAAGTCTACCCAAGTGTCATTATTGGATATCCACAGGAAACTGAAGAAACAATTGAACAGACTTTTGATGTTTGTCGACGCGCCAAAGTCTATCCAAGTGTTGGCTTCCTGGAGCCTATGCCAGGCACGCCTATGTACGATTATTCTCGTGAGCACGGTTACATCACAGATGAGGAAGAATACCTGCTCATCATGGGAGACCGGCAGGATCTGCGCATCAATCTGACTCAAATGGAAACCGACCGCATGGAAAATGTAGTGCAGACCAAACTTAAAGACCTCAATCGATATCTTGAGCTGGGGCTTGAAGAAGACAGCCTCATCAAAACGCGGGTCTACCGGGCGGCCAAAACTGAAAAAGGGTTTCTCACGGATAAAACGAAAAAAGCGGTTAAAGAATCGTTTCTCGAAGGGTTTGGTACCGCTGCGGCTGTTGCATCCGGGGAAAGTTCCAAGAAAAACGACTAG
- a CDS encoding pseudaminic acid biosynthesis-associated methylase, producing MASFKTEQEQFWAGEFGKEYANRNQGGDLVASNLAFFTKVLNRCGSIDSVIEFGSNIGLNLVALQRLLPKAKLSAIEINPESVEILKQNVDGVTVFPQSILNFEPGSQWDFVLSKGVLIHINPDELPSVYDLMHRSSKRLICVAEYYNPQPVEIPYRGHSGKLFKRDFAGELMDRFPDLSLVDYGFAYHRGPFPQDDLTWFLLEKR from the coding sequence ATGGCTTCTTTTAAAACAGAACAGGAACAATTCTGGGCAGGCGAATTCGGTAAGGAATACGCCAACCGCAATCAGGGCGGGGACCTCGTCGCCAGCAACCTGGCATTTTTCACAAAAGTGCTCAACCGATGCGGGTCCATCGATTCTGTTATCGAATTCGGCTCCAATATAGGGCTGAACCTTGTGGCCTTGCAACGCCTACTGCCGAAAGCAAAGTTGTCCGCCATTGAGATCAATCCGGAATCCGTAGAGATCCTGAAACAAAATGTAGATGGAGTGACTGTATTCCCGCAATCGATCCTGAATTTTGAACCGGGCAGCCAATGGGATTTTGTTCTTTCAAAAGGTGTGCTAATCCACATCAACCCAGATGAACTTCCCTCCGTTTACGATTTAATGCACCGGTCTTCCAAACGGTTGATCTGTGTGGCCGAGTATTACAACCCACAACCGGTTGAGATTCCTTACCGGGGCCATTCCGGGAAACTGTTCAAACGCGATTTTGCCGGGGAATTGATGGACCGCTTCCCCGACCTGTCTCTGGTCGACTACGGTTTCGCCTATCACCGCGGACCTTTTCCGCAGGACGACCTCACCTGGTTCTTGCTGGAGAAACGATGA
- the pseC gene encoding UDP-4-amino-4,6-dideoxy-N-acetyl-beta-L-altrosamine transaminase, with amino-acid sequence MDQVNNQEATQQLALNGGTPVRPKLLPYGRQFIDDEDIESVNAVLRSSHLTTGPKVAEFEARFAEEVGARHAIVVSSGTAALHSATIAGGIAPGDEVITTPITFVATANCVRFQGGTVVFADIEPDTLNIDPNCVEAAITEKTKGIIAVDYAGHPCDMERLEAIADKHNLLLIEDSAHALGATLNNRKVGAMGKLTAFSLHPVKHITTGEGGMVTTDDAELAAKVRQARNHGLTTDHRQRDKSNDWHYDVVELGMNYRLTDFHCALGISQVDKLSKMLQRRRDIANAYNAAFKDLEELELPVTRPGANPSWHLYVIRLNLDKLNVDREVIFKALRAENIGVNVHYIPIPWFTYYQNLGYPKHDWPVAESSYQRILSLPIWPGMTDEDVHDVVVAIYKVIDAYRT; translated from the coding sequence ATGGATCAGGTCAATAATCAGGAAGCAACCCAGCAACTGGCCCTTAATGGTGGCACACCTGTCCGCCCCAAATTACTTCCCTATGGCCGGCAGTTCATTGACGACGAAGATATTGAATCTGTCAACGCGGTATTGCGATCCAGCCATCTGACGACAGGCCCCAAAGTCGCCGAATTTGAAGCGCGGTTTGCCGAGGAGGTTGGGGCCAGACACGCCATTGTGGTCAGTAGCGGTACCGCTGCACTCCATTCGGCAACCATCGCAGGTGGCATCGCCCCTGGAGATGAAGTCATCACCACACCCATCACATTTGTCGCCACCGCAAATTGCGTCCGCTTTCAGGGAGGTACAGTTGTATTTGCTGATATCGAACCGGACACACTCAATATAGACCCGAATTGTGTGGAAGCGGCTATTACGGAAAAAACCAAAGGCATTATCGCCGTCGACTACGCGGGCCATCCCTGCGATATGGAACGGCTTGAGGCAATCGCCGATAAACACAACTTGCTGTTGATCGAAGATTCAGCACATGCACTCGGTGCCACACTGAATAACCGGAAGGTTGGGGCCATGGGCAAGCTCACTGCATTCAGTCTTCACCCTGTAAAACATATCACCACCGGAGAGGGTGGCATGGTGACCACAGACGATGCTGAACTGGCCGCAAAGGTGAGGCAGGCACGCAATCATGGCTTAACCACCGACCACAGGCAACGGGATAAATCCAACGACTGGCATTATGACGTAGTCGAACTTGGCATGAACTACCGCCTCACGGATTTCCATTGTGCTCTGGGGATATCGCAAGTCGACAAGCTTTCAAAAATGTTACAGAGAAGACGGGACATCGCCAATGCCTACAACGCCGCGTTTAAGGATTTGGAAGAACTGGAACTTCCCGTTACCAGACCGGGAGCCAACCCTTCGTGGCATCTCTATGTGATCCGGCTCAATCTGGACAAACTGAATGTCGACCGCGAGGTCATCTTCAAGGCATTGCGGGCAGAAAACATAGGGGTCAACGTTCACTATATTCCCATTCCCTGGTTCACTTATTACCAGAACCTCGGATACCCCAAACACGATTGGCCGGTCGCGGAATCCAGCTACCAACGAATCTTGAGCCTGCCCATCTGGCCAGGCATGACGGACGAAGATGTCCACGATGTGGTGGTGGCTATATACAAAGTGATAGACGCTTACCGCACCTGA
- the pseB gene encoding UDP-N-acetylglucosamine 4,6-dehydratase (inverting) translates to MNWSDKSVLITGGTGSFGNAFVSHLQKTHPPKKLIIFSRDELKQFEMSQVQDGENLRYFLGDVRDLDRLKRAFRGVDIVVHAAALKQVEAAEYNPFEVIKTNIIGGQNIIDAAIEEGVQKVIALSTDKAVNPANLYGATKLCSDKIFVAGNAYSQDKTIFSIVRYGNVVGSRGSVVPVYMKLKDTDEVPITDERMTRFWITLDQGVDFVLRMLELMKGGEIFVPKIPSMRVVDLAKAIKPECKIKVIGIRPGEKIHETLISEDDARHTVDLGDFLVIKPYVDWSHQDPWKHGKPLEEGFCYRSDTNSDWLNMEQLAELVSQGKNNGSGQ, encoded by the coding sequence TTGAACTGGTCAGATAAATCCGTTCTTATCACCGGGGGTACGGGATCATTTGGAAACGCTTTTGTCTCCCACCTGCAGAAAACCCACCCTCCAAAAAAGCTGATTATATTCAGTCGTGATGAACTGAAGCAGTTTGAAATGAGTCAGGTCCAGGACGGAGAAAACCTCCGTTATTTCCTCGGAGATGTCCGCGACCTCGACCGGCTCAAACGCGCTTTCCGTGGGGTCGATATCGTGGTCCACGCAGCGGCCTTAAAACAGGTAGAAGCTGCTGAGTACAACCCCTTTGAAGTCATCAAAACCAATATCATAGGCGGACAGAATATTATCGACGCCGCTATTGAAGAGGGAGTCCAGAAAGTGATCGCCCTCAGTACCGATAAAGCGGTGAATCCGGCCAACCTTTATGGCGCCACTAAATTATGCTCGGATAAAATTTTTGTCGCCGGCAATGCCTATTCCCAGGACAAAACAATCTTCAGCATTGTGCGCTATGGCAATGTGGTCGGCAGCCGTGGAAGTGTGGTTCCTGTTTATATGAAACTAAAAGACACCGATGAGGTGCCCATCACCGACGAACGCATGACCCGGTTCTGGATCACTCTCGACCAGGGTGTCGATTTCGTTTTGAGGATGCTCGAACTCATGAAGGGCGGCGAGATATTTGTACCCAAAATTCCCAGCATGCGGGTAGTCGATCTTGCCAAAGCTATTAAACCCGAATGTAAAATAAAAGTGATCGGTATCCGTCCCGGAGAAAAAATTCACGAAACACTTATCAGTGAAGACGATGCCCGCCACACGGTCGATCTGGGAGACTTCCTGGTAATCAAACCTTATGTGGACTGGTCACACCAGGATCCGTGGAAACATGGCAAACCACTTGAAGAGGGGTTTTGCTATCGCAGCGACACCAATAGCGACTGGTTAAATATGGAACAGTTGGCAGAATTAGTGTCCCAGGGAAAAAATAATGGATCAGGTCAATAA